The Aythya fuligula isolate bAytFul2 chromosome 2, bAytFul2.pri, whole genome shotgun sequence genome contains a region encoding:
- the ATPSCKMT gene encoding ATP synthase subunit C lysine N-methyltransferase gives MVSKALVAESPAPLAQGSPEEPSRRRQWGLLATGAVGGVLVALYAVVTPFLAPALRKVCLPFVPATSAQIQNVLKMLQGRSGSLADIGSGDGRVVIAAAKMGFKAVGYELNPWLVWYSRYRAWRDGVHHNTKFYISDLWKVSFSHYTNVVIFGVPQMMPQLEKKLKEELESNARIIACRFPFPCWIPDHTTGEGIDTVWAYDLKCPRGSESKSLETTPATES, from the exons ATGGTGTCCAAAGCACTGGTGGCCGAGAGCCCCGCTCCACTCGCACAAGGAAGCCCTGAGGAGCCCTCCAGAAGAAGGCAGTGGGGGCTGCTGGCCACGGGCGCAGTTGGCGGGGTGCTGGTGGCCCTGTACGCCGTGGTCACCCCCTTCCTGGCGCCAGCCCTCAGGAAGGTGTGCCTGCCCTTCGTCCCCGCCACCTCAGCGCAGATCCAGAATGTCCTGAAAATGTTGCAGGGCAGAAGCGGCTCTCTAGCTGACATTGGCAGCGGGGATGGCCGCGTT GTGATAGCAGCTGCCAAAATGGGATTCAAAGCTGTTGGTTATGAGTTAAATCCCTGGCTAGTCTGGTACTCCAGATACCGTGCCTGGAGAGATGGGGTACATCACAACACCAAATTCTATATCTCAGACTTGTGGAAG gtttctttttcccattatacaaatgttgttatttttgGGGTACCTCAAATG ATGCCACAGTTGGAGAAGAAGCTCAAAGAAGAGCTTGAATCTAATGCCAGAATCATCGCCTGTCgttttcctttcccttgctgGATCCCAGATCATACTACAGGAGAAGGAATAGACACCGTTTGGGCCTATGATTTGAAGTGCCCTAGAGGAAGCGAAAGTAAAAGTTTAGAAACAACACCAGCAACAGAATCTTAA